One window of Kryptolebias marmoratus isolate JLee-2015 linkage group LG3, ASM164957v2, whole genome shotgun sequence genomic DNA carries:
- the slc2a15b gene encoding solute carrier family 2 member 15b isoform X1, translated as MAEELLPENAAKIRGHLTGSLLAVAFLASFGSSMLYGYNLAVVNSPAEFIRAFYNETLIHHHHWTPDEHFLTILYSLTVSIFAIGGMIGALLVGKLVTKYGRKGTLVRSTVLVFVGGSLMGFSRWFRNPTMVIAGRFITGLHSGISLSVVPMYLGEIAPKNLRGFLGLVPSIHICLGVFIAQVLGLSELLGKEEHWPLLLSFVMFPTLVQLMLLPWFPESPRYLLIEKGNVHATITALKCFRKKGNIQAEVEEMQEEQRSLSSIKTLSVCRLLTDRRVRWQILTIVVVNIGMQLSGIDAIWFYTNEIFRKAGIPEAHIQYTTVGTGAIEVIAGMLGCFTIEHLGRRPLIIGGFVFMGLCCAGITVSALYQEQFSFLSYVSVGCVIGIIAGFCVGPAGVPFLITAELFKQSHRSAAYTVAGCLNWLSNFAIGFGFPFLEEATGPYCYLIFCAICWGVAVYAFFIIPETKNKTFLEISQMFEAKDDVLDEEETFNRQLKMGLMNGYGTIGLHDENQN; from the exons ATGGCAGAGGAATTATTACCggaaaatgctgcaaaaatcAGGGGG CATCTCACAGGGTCACTGCTGGCGGTGGCGTTCCTGGCCTCGTTTGGCAGCTCCATGCTCTACGGCTACAATCTGGCAGTCGTCAACTCACCTGCAGAG TTCATCAGAGCCTTCTACAACGAGACACTaattcatcatcatcactggACTCCAGATGAACATTTCCTGACCATCCTATACTCCCTCACCGTGTCCATCTTTGCCATCGGTGGAATGATTGGTGCCTTACTGGTGGGCAAACTTGTCACTAAATATGGAAG AAAAGGGACGCTTGTTAGATCCACCGTACTGGTGTTTGTTGGAGGATCTTTGATGGGCTTCAGTAGATGGTTCAGAAATCCTACGATGGTCATCGCAGGCCGCTTCATCACCGGACTACACTCAG gGATTTCCCTCAGTGTGGTGCCGATGTACCTCGGTGAGATCGCTCCCAAGAACCTGCGAGGCTTTCTGGGTCTTGTTCCCAGCATCCACATTTGTCTTGGAGTCTTTATCGCTCAGGTCCTGGGGCTCTCAGAACTGCTGGGAAAG GAAGAACATTGGCCTCTGCTCCTCTCGTTTGTGATGTTTCCTACATTGGTCCAGTTGATGCTGTTACCATGGTTTCCAGAGAGTCCACGATACCTGCTAATAGAGAAGGGAAATGTGCATGCAACCATCACAG CCCTGAAGTGTTTTCGTAAAAAAGGAAATATCCAAGCCGAGGTGGAGGAGATGCAGGAGGAGCAGCGCTCTCTGTCCTCCATCAAGACCCTCTCAGTCTGCCGTCTGCTCACAGACCGACGTGTCCGCTGGCAGATCCTCACCATCGTGGTGGTCAACATCGGCATGCAGCTGTCTGGCATCGACGCG ATCTGGTTCTACACAAACGAAATATTTCGGAAAGCAGGAATCCCAGAGGCTCACATTCAGTACACCACGGTGGGAACCGGTGCCATCGAGGTCATCGCAGGGATGCTCGGG TGTTTCACTATCGAGCATCTGGGCAGAAGACCTCTAATAATCGGAGGATTCGTCTTTATGGGCCTCTGCTGTGCAGGGATCACTGTGTCAGCCCTCTACCAG GAGCAGTTTTCCTTCCTGAGCTACGTCAGCGTGGGCTGCGTCATCGGGATCATTGCTGGGTTCTGCGTCGGTCCAG CCGGAGTGCCTTTCCTGATCACTGCAGAGCTCTTCAAGCAGTCCCACCGATCAGCCGCCTACACTGTTGCTGGTTGCCTCAACTGGTTGTCCAACTTCGCCATCGGCTTCGGCTTTCCCTTCCTGGAG GAAGCCACCGGTCCCTACTGCTACCTGATTTTCTGCGCGATCTGCTGGGGAGTGGCGGTGTACGCCTTTTTCATTATTCCCGAGACCAAGAACAAAACCTTCCTGGAGATCAGCCAGATGTTTGAAGCCAAAGACGACGTCCTGGACGAAGAAGAGACCTTCAACAGGCAACTGAAGATGGGGCTGATGAACGGCTACGGAACAATCGGCCTCCACgatgaaaaccaaaactga
- the slc2a15b gene encoding solute carrier family 2 member 15b isoform X2, translating to MCSNRKGTLVRSTVLVFVGGSLMGFSRWFRNPTMVIAGRFITGLHSGISLSVVPMYLGEIAPKNLRGFLGLVPSIHICLGVFIAQVLGLSELLGKEEHWPLLLSFVMFPTLVQLMLLPWFPESPRYLLIEKGNVHATITALKCFRKKGNIQAEVEEMQEEQRSLSSIKTLSVCRLLTDRRVRWQILTIVVVNIGMQLSGIDAIWFYTNEIFRKAGIPEAHIQYTTVGTGAIEVIAGMLGCFTIEHLGRRPLIIGGFVFMGLCCAGITVSALYQEQFSFLSYVSVGCVIGIIAGFCVGPAGVPFLITAELFKQSHRSAAYTVAGCLNWLSNFAIGFGFPFLEEATGPYCYLIFCAICWGVAVYAFFIIPETKNKTFLEISQMFEAKDDVLDEEETFNRQLKMGLMNGYGTIGLHDENQN from the exons ATGTGCTCAAACAGAAAAGGGACGCTTGTTAGATCCACCGTACTGGTGTTTGTTGGAGGATCTTTGATGGGCTTCAGTAGATGGTTCAGAAATCCTACGATGGTCATCGCAGGCCGCTTCATCACCGGACTACACTCAG gGATTTCCCTCAGTGTGGTGCCGATGTACCTCGGTGAGATCGCTCCCAAGAACCTGCGAGGCTTTCTGGGTCTTGTTCCCAGCATCCACATTTGTCTTGGAGTCTTTATCGCTCAGGTCCTGGGGCTCTCAGAACTGCTGGGAAAG GAAGAACATTGGCCTCTGCTCCTCTCGTTTGTGATGTTTCCTACATTGGTCCAGTTGATGCTGTTACCATGGTTTCCAGAGAGTCCACGATACCTGCTAATAGAGAAGGGAAATGTGCATGCAACCATCACAG CCCTGAAGTGTTTTCGTAAAAAAGGAAATATCCAAGCCGAGGTGGAGGAGATGCAGGAGGAGCAGCGCTCTCTGTCCTCCATCAAGACCCTCTCAGTCTGCCGTCTGCTCACAGACCGACGTGTCCGCTGGCAGATCCTCACCATCGTGGTGGTCAACATCGGCATGCAGCTGTCTGGCATCGACGCG ATCTGGTTCTACACAAACGAAATATTTCGGAAAGCAGGAATCCCAGAGGCTCACATTCAGTACACCACGGTGGGAACCGGTGCCATCGAGGTCATCGCAGGGATGCTCGGG TGTTTCACTATCGAGCATCTGGGCAGAAGACCTCTAATAATCGGAGGATTCGTCTTTATGGGCCTCTGCTGTGCAGGGATCACTGTGTCAGCCCTCTACCAG GAGCAGTTTTCCTTCCTGAGCTACGTCAGCGTGGGCTGCGTCATCGGGATCATTGCTGGGTTCTGCGTCGGTCCAG CCGGAGTGCCTTTCCTGATCACTGCAGAGCTCTTCAAGCAGTCCCACCGATCAGCCGCCTACACTGTTGCTGGTTGCCTCAACTGGTTGTCCAACTTCGCCATCGGCTTCGGCTTTCCCTTCCTGGAG GAAGCCACCGGTCCCTACTGCTACCTGATTTTCTGCGCGATCTGCTGGGGAGTGGCGGTGTACGCCTTTTTCATTATTCCCGAGACCAAGAACAAAACCTTCCTGGAGATCAGCCAGATGTTTGAAGCCAAAGACGACGTCCTGGACGAAGAAGAGACCTTCAACAGGCAACTGAAGATGGGGCTGATGAACGGCTACGGAACAATCGGCCTCCACgatgaaaaccaaaactga